The sequence below is a genomic window from Falco rusticolus isolate bFalRus1 chromosome 8, bFalRus1.pri, whole genome shotgun sequence.
CAGATTTTTTTAGTCTTGAATGTTTAAGTGTGAACACTGAAATCGGGTTTCTAGTGCAAGAAGACTGTGGAAGGTGAATTCAAATATCACCTGGGTGTTGTGTGGGTGAGCTCGATTCCTTCCCTTAAAGCACCTTTTTGGGCAAAAGTGAGCACAACTTCCAAGTGTATCCAGCTAAAATAAGGTCAGACATCCAGGTCCTGCCCTCGTTGCAGCAGTGACCACGAACTTGCCGAGGGCGTGAGGACAGTGGGTGTCCAGCTGATCTCTGCCATCTCCTTCCCATCTCACATGGGCTGGGACTgcgggggggctgcctgggcacaTCCCTCTTGCCTGTTactgaagttttatttaatgcattaGCCTGGTGTTGGGGAATGTTGTGGCTCAGTGGGGACCCTGCGTTACCTCCTGTGGGACAACATGTCCCTTCTCCATAGAGGTTCTCCCCTGACCTGGCGAGATGtgggcacacacacagagggagTGAGGCAGGCGGGGGTCCTGGCCGTGCCACCAGCTCTCAGCAGTTTGCAGCCAAAACCTTGCTTACcgattattttttcttcaggatcGTAGTGGAAGTATTGAGGAGGGAATCTGGGAAAAACACAGAAGTGGctttagaaaatgtgtttggagTCCTGCTCCCCAGCAAGAAGGGGAACCTGAAAGCAAGCCCAGTCCTTCCTTCCCAGCACAAGTGCAGCCTCTGGGCCCCCGGGATGTGCCGTCATGTCCCGGGAATGTGCTTCCTGGACACGCTGCATCCACCTCCCTCCTTGCCCATCCTGCTGGGACTGGCCTCCCTCACTCCCCTGGCCGAGCCGGCTCTGCGGGGAGCCACAGCCTCGCGCCAGGGACCAATGGACTCATGGAAGGACCCGTACCCAAAGGCAAGACCTTCTTCCCACCTGGTTTTtggagcacagctgcctgcagctgcctcttcaGTAAACAGTAAGTATGGAGTGAAGAGCCATGTTAGAAACCCACAGCGTGAAGCTGCCTCAGACGGCACCGCGGGCAGTTGCAGACCTGCTTTCCAGCTGCACCGTCGAAAAGTTTGCTAGAGGCAAACAAGCTGAAGCTTGAGTGAATGCAAAGCTAGAGAGCTGCTGCACCCATGAATCCTTCCCTGATGGGAAACAGTCACAGCTGCCAAATGAAGAATATATTctctaaaataaattgaatgGTGAACCAGACCATCAAGTACTAACCTCCGGTTGCTGCCATGTGTGCATGGCGCTGGTGATGGGGCTGGCAACTCAaagagcttttttcttccttactccCTTTCCAGGGCTGGATGTCACAGGGTGCAATGGAAATTTAATGTGTTTCTAAGAGGACACTATAATGAGGAGGTTTGCTGCCAAGCAGGGGCTCGTCCCTTTCTGGGGACTCGCTGATGGAGGTGACTGCCGTGTTCAGGGACTGCTGTCAGGGTCCAGGCAATTCTTTCCAGTCCTACCCCTGTGTCACTGGTACCTTTTCTTCTCTACCTGctcagaaacagctgcagatGCTGAGAATTTAAAGCCTGCTCCTTAAGATCTGTTGTGGCTGAAATGTCTATAAACACCTTGAGTCTCTTTAGAGATCTCTGTGCTTGCCAAACTCTGCAGCTCACTAGTATGTCTCATTATACGTGGTGCtttccccctcctgcagcccatgatTATGTGAGAACTGCAGGAAAAGTAAGTTTAAAGACTTCAGTACATCCTCAATGCCTTAACTGAAAAAGTAGAGGAAGAAATTCTAATTTAATTAAGAAGTTGAAAACCTTTAATATTATTTAAGGTGACCTCAAGACTTGGAGCCTCACTTGCGGCTTTTTTCCAGCATTGGCAGTTATTgatattgaaatattttcagaatttcccaccccttttttttatattagtaACCCAAGACCACAGATTGCTCAGCGGAAATGTGCTGAACATTAATCACcaaattctgtgttttatggctgaaataaatctgacaagaaaacaggaagagaCAACCAGTAAAAGTAGTGCCATGATTCACCATAGCCTCAATGACTGAAATAAGTTGCTTATGGGAGTCGAACTCTGTTTTCGAGTAGAAATACATACTGCACAGCTGACTGGGGCATGACTGCCCACTAAAATGGATCCAGGCTACTAATCAGCAGGTATCTCCTGTGTGTGTTAAGAGGATGACAAGATACTTGCTCTAGAAGAACTGCAAGGATATTCCAGAGGCAATATTTTCTTGAGTTTTGACTATaacagaaattgcatttttttttctttctctttaaggCTGGGTCTCACATGGTATGGtttgggggctgcagagctgcataGCGTCATGCGTCACAGGAATGTTCTCCTAATCAGTAGGTATTGTATCCCAGTATATCTGTGTAAGGTTTGTTGTTAGGAGCAGAATTTGGAAGCAAATATCCCAGTCATCTCCACGTATTGCAATTCAGTGTGCACCGTGGAGTGGTGCTGCAGCACATGAGCTGGGCGGCTTCTGGGGGACGCGAGAGCAGACAGTGTGCTCCAGGTCACCTAAATGCACGGGTCACTAATGTCACTCAGTACGGACACCTACACATCTAGCATGGACAGTGCTCCTCAGACCTGCTTGCTAAAGCTAATGCAGGTGTAGCCACTAACCGTGCTCTGCCCACGAATATGCTTACTCAGCAATAATCAGCCTCCAGCTCAGTGTTCCAGTTCGCCTTTCTAGAGTGAGGTTATTCCTGTCAATACCAAAGAAGAAGAGACACTTATCATTTTAGGGACTTTCCACCATTTATCTTCCCatcccctctctcctccccaggtGTACACTTGATACAGTCACTTTTCTCCAGGGAAAGAACCTGATTTCGTGGCGGACAGGAATGCTGACCGACTTGCCTTCTGCTGCAAGCATCCATCAAACCCAGCCTCTGTGTCCCCTGGAGTCTTAATTTTCCTCTTGACAGCAAAGACAAATGACTCCCCCAGGGCTGTTTGCTCATGTCTACTTCAGGTTTCCATGACGTTTCTTGAAGATgacctgtttttttaaacacacaatgagttttctttccactgctgcCTACCAGTGTGAAGGCAGAGATagatttgttttaagaaaaccCTATGCTGCCATTCCCTGACACatcctccctctgctttttgctttagGCTTCTTCTGGTTCCTTGATGTTGCCAGCTGTAACACTTCTCCCCCATTTGGGGTTGTCCTGCACAGATACGGTGATATTTCATTTGAGGGGATACAACCAAAAGAAAAGATatcttttggtattttttcaaTCTGCCACAagttttttccagttctccctAAAATCaaggtttgtggtttttttcctttcttgttctttcctctttcctctgcaAGGCTTCCCCAACACCATGCCACCAACTCCCAAACGGTGGGAATATTCCCCTGTCTCTAGGATTATCCCACTCTCTCTGACCACTGTTGATGCTCCAGGAGTCCACAACTTGAGAGGCTGGGAGGTGCCGCTCGAATTGTCACACCAAAGGAAAGGAACAGTCTGTGTGTGGTTTAGGATGATGGTTTCACTGGGTTGTTCGAAGTGGTGCAAGCAACCACGTTACACTGGGAGCATTTGCTGTGAAGACAGTATATGGTAATCACCAGCCTCACCAACAGATAGTTGGATAGTTTGACATTGATCTCCCTCAGATTAATtgcttttaggtttttaattgcttttaaggttttttgtctgtttgtttctttatttataaGATATTTCTGTAAACAACACTCATGTTTGTAAGTACCTGTCTCAGTTTCTTTCCCAGTATTGTCACCTGGTAGCAGAGTAAAGCAGTGGCCAGACTCTCGCCTGCTCACAGGTGGTTTATTCTCTGCAAAGCCGTGCCTTGAAAACGGTTCTCAATGCACCCGAACTCCACGTGCCACAGCTCGCTGCAGAcctgggaaggcaggcaggcaacaCAAGGAGACAGGAGCTGGTTTTGCTACTGAAATCTGCATGATGAGGTGTGCAGAAATAGGGACAAAGCAACTTCAGTTCCCCAGCCTTCGAATTTTGGAGAGCTTGTCTTTGCAATATAGATTTTTTAACATCATCTTTGGTACAAATGTCCTTCCCTTTGTTTCCCTCCTcccagaaaacacaaacccaccCTGCAGTATAGTACGCAGAATAGCCTGGTTTTGTGCTGGGACATACCACACACCCTTACTTGTAAGGAacactgccagccctggctATGATCTAAATGCCCATAAAAATGAAGGGACTCTCTGGCCAGATTTATTGGGGTgttgaaaaagagaagaaagtggTTGCCACTTTCCAGTTTCCCTTGGCACAAGGATTTTCCAATCAGCCAAGTCATCCCAAGAATGGGAAACAGTGCCGGACCACCTGCatgctggctgtgctcagcGGCTGGCGAGTCCCTCCAAGCACCAGTTtccaaacacagcagaacagcCCTGAGGTTACACAAAACCTCTTTTGGATCTTTTTTGATCCCACCTCAATGACCCCAGGGCTACAAATGCTGCCATGGGACCTTCTTCTGTATTGGAACGAGCTCCTTGTTCACATGAAAACCACGCAACCTAGGCACCCTACCCTGCAAACCTCCTTGGCTACTGGACGCAGTAACCACGTCCTCGATAGCTGGCAGCTTTGTGCCAAGGGAAAAGGCCTCTCTCAAACCCACTGCTTTGTCCTTGTGCCATTTGTGTATGTGGCTGCTTATTATATATTGAATAATTTAAACAATCCATATGCCATAACATGCCCCCAAATGTTTAGTTGAGTGTCCCcaaatttgttttgcatgtttatCCTTCCATTCGTTAGGAACATAAATGTTCTTTGACTTCGCCCTGTGCctttcagcattattttatgGAAATTCCGATTTCCTGTCCTGAAAGAAACCCTGATGATAATGAGAGGCTTGAagcttttcaaacaaaaaaagcagtttgagtCAATTCTGCATTTTGTTCTTAATCAAAACTAGTTGTGTGCATTTGCATCAACAATGAGCTCAGCACACAATGCTCCATATGGGTTTGGCTGCTGGCATTCAGTGAATGGCAGGAGCCACTGAAAAAGCACCCTGGCTTTCAAAGATTTAGGGATGACCTTGCAAAAGTGTCATTTGTCACTGCCTTGTCCAGAATCACGAGAAAAATCCCTGGAAACACGCTATGGAATCGCAGAGCCCAGTGCCCGCATTGCTGAAGTAGTGCAGCAGCACTTAACTACAGACAGACAGCGGGAAATAACAAACTGGAAGTTTTTGAAGGAGcctgaaaaagacttttttcatgATGCTTTATCTGGATATTGGTCTTCCACTTCAGATGTAACTCATTTTTCAGGCACACTATGTCAGCTCGGTTTATACCAAGTCTACCATAAATATGAATGCAAACAAGCTACGGTCCATTAATCTGGACACCTATTTGCAATTCTAAAGCATCTAAAACACTTGGAAACAGCCCACAAACTTTTACTGTTCCCCAGTTCAGACCTGATCTCGCAGAACCCCCTTCACACTAATTCCAGTTGAGTTACACCCGGGAGGGGGTATCCATGTACGTGCAGTTTTAGGAGCAGGTCCCCATTTTTGAGCACGTTAATAGCACCCAGAAGGGCCGCGGCACATGGGCTTTGCAGGTCTGTTCTGCAGAGCATGAACAATTAGGAGAAATAGGGACAGCGAGTCACACAGGCATCCCTGGACGCGCTGTCGTGAGTGGCTGGACAAGTTCTGCTCAGAAAGGATTTATTTCCACTCATTTTGGTCTTGTGGCTGTGAAAGGCTTGCAAAACCTTTCACCTTCTTTCCCTGGAgtcatatatattttatgagAAATTTAAGAATTACCTCTTATTAAAATGGGGATAGTGTAATTACCAATAAAAAGCAGATGTTATGGCATGACTAATGCTTGAAAACGTGTATGTAGCAAGCAGAACATACCAGCACATCCAGGCTTTTCACTAAGATAATAAAAGTTGTCTTTGTTGAAACTAACTGGCCCGGTTGCAGAGGTCTGAAGTCGCAGGGAAATCGTtatggaaaacactgaaaggcTCCACGAAAGGGCAGCTTTGCTCCCACCGATCTCAGCAGCAAAATGTAACTCCAGAAGGTTGAAATGGAAAACCCTCACCCCTGTTCATCTTGCCCACATCAGGAGGTGTCTGAAAAGGTGTCCTGCTAAAGCACCCCAGCTCCCCGTGCTGAGAGCATCCTTCCCCTACGAGCTGTAATGAGCCATAATTAGTGAACTCTCTGACACCTCCGGCACCTCTCGGGGGTCCATAACCCACCTGCAACAGTCAAGATCATTCCCTTGGATCAGTCCCAAGTATTTTGGCAAGGCGTATCTGGAGCGATTCGCGTAGGCTGACTTTTGAAACAGGAATGCACAAACATCATGTAAATGGAGTTGTTCAGCAAATCTGCTCAAGTCAGTCCCAGGGTTCACAAACTTCCGTAgttcctctcccttccttcccagcaaATTGCATTTATGGCCgtaaaagcatctttaaagaCATGCTTGGTTTGCATAAGAGCGTTTGCAGCTCAGGAAGACGGTCTGGTCTTCAGGGTGTGGGTCTGAATTTGGGGACACAGGGAGGATCTGCGCCTTGGTGGGGGAGGCTGTGAGGGTCATGGGAGCTCAGCACCCAGGGAGCCCACCCCTGCCTTTTCTGTCTTCGAATCCCATGTCTTTGAGTCCTCCTCTGGCCCAAACCCTGTGCCTTGCCCAAAGCCCAGTGATTCAGGGCGCACTGGAGGCAGCAGAGACCTCCCCATGTCTTTTCCTTAAGACCCTCCCATACTCCATCATTATTTCCTCTGCACGTTAACGCCATATTtcaatttaaaggaaaaaagtatccAAATCCTCAGACTGTTCTTGGCCCTGCAGGAGTGTCAGCTCACTGGAGAAACCTCCTGCAACGTGCTGAGTGTGTTGCAGgctccagggttttttttacgTTGGTTTGTACCAGCATTAGCTCTGTCATTTTGTGAAATGAAACTAAGACATATGCATAAGCAGCCTTGACAGCAATTAGTTCTGGCAGAATCATTGTGGTAATGAATTTCAATGAGGCTGGGGTTTTGGGTGCCTGAACACTTCATTAGCAGCCGGTATATCATACTGATGCAGTTGAGAAATCACATTATCAGAAACCACTTTTTACTGCAGGCAGCAACCAGGATAATAAATGGGATGAATAATAATGTAGtccattcaaaataatttctgtgctttagaGCGCTGGAATTTCAGTAAACAGATAAAATACTATGTGGGAAAGAATCTTATTCTGAATTTCTCTGTTACCCAGGTATTTACgagcatttttaatgtattgtcAGAGGAGCTGCTCCGCTCTATTACACTTGCCAGttaaatgctgaaatacatACATGTTGATGCAGTAATAAAATCATCTGTCATTTAGCACAAAATAGTTGAAGCTTGAATGGAGGAAAATAGATAATAACTATTGCAGTGTGGAATATCCAGGAGTCTTTGTTGGTTTCTATATATTTACAggatatattctttttttaaagtatggaAATACATGGCTTTAAAAATGCACAACTGAGGGATGACTGAGGCATTCCCCTACCTTCTTCTGTGTTTATAAACCAGGGAGAGACGCATTATTATGTCACAGTATCACCGTCTTTGCAGTGATtgttatgaaaatgaaagaatgcATTAATCTGATGCCATTTCTATTGAAATTTATCCTTTTGAATGTGTCACTTTGGCTGCTGGTTGCTTGGTTTGGAGTCCATCAAACAGGCTCTCCCGTGCCAGTGCAGAACAAGGTGCAGGAAGGGGATGACTGGTTTGCTGGGGTTTAGAACAGCAGTTTGTCACCTCACtggcagggagaaaagcaaCCGATGCTTCCTTAGAAAGAAGCCAGGCTGCCTGTGAGCCTCCCAGTAATCCCAGGATGTCTACAAGACTGtactggggaggaggaaggagagagctcTGCTAGCAGGGAGATGGGGTAGGTGGGTGGGGTGTCCTCCCATTTGTGATGCTGCCCTGGAACCCTGTCACCAAGGCAGCCAGGCGGATCCGGGACGATGCTCTCCCCACTGGCTTTCCCTTCTTGGGTGCTTCTTGGCTACCTGGTAACTAtagaaaatatcctttttctCTCACTGGTGAACTGGGTTGCAGTTATGTTACCCAATGTGTAGATTCAGGCCTATTTGAACGAGATATTTGTAAGAAATccttaaaatgcaaaaagccCTAGAGACAGGTCTtttgatcagaaaaaaacagaagaaagttgATGTGGATGGGGATTTAACAGCAGTAGCGAGCAGGCAAGAGGCAGACAATTTTTCCAGTAGCAATATATTAGTGTGTGTTTATCTATAACAGCAagatgacctttttttttttttcaatgaaatagTGTCTTGTAGCAGTGGTGATCTTTAGCTTTTCACATAAAGACAGGGATAAAACAGGAGCTGAATTGAAACATCAAGTCCAAACTGTTTTAAAGACTCGAATTGTGTATGCCAGTTTTGATTGTATGGAAAACTCGAAAAGAGAATATCTGGAGGAAAAGAGGGttctacagatattttttcaggTTCTACCCAAATTTTAttgttcttccattttcagAATGCTCACAAGCACCGCTGATCTACCAAGATTTTCAGGAGGCTGTAAATCACCCTAAGCAGCCCAAGCCTGTGGGAGTCTCATTTCTTTGTCTTGGGACGTGCCAAGGCAGCTCATGAAATCAGACGCAGGTTTAACCTCGGATCAGGTACAGACGCTGTCTCCGCAGGCTGTGGTTTCAGCTGGTGCCAACCAGCAGGCTGTAAAAAGTCAGGCAGCAGGGCATGGAGACCGAGTTTTTTATCTCTGAAGCCTGGTTATTGCTCCTCTTCATCAACACAGGGAAAACATGGAATTTCATATTTCTCCTGTGTGAACTACTAGAGACTGTTTGAGAGTATATGAGCTAACGTGGCATTAAATTTAACTGAAAACCCTATATGAGAAACCATTTCATTGCTAGTGGCTTTTGCCCATTGATAGCATCATTTTACCATATTTGATTAAATATAAATTCCTTCAAGGAGCTTCTAGGAGATCTGGAGACAAGGGATGGGACCATTCCCCCACCATCCAGCCCAGGAGTCTTGGAGCAAATCCTGCTGACCAGGGACAGTCCTGAAGATCTGAACACCAAGCTCCCGCTTTGCAGTGACCCGTTATCCCCTGAGTACCTGGCGTTTGCTCTTCCCTACCTGCCCTACTACGGAACGTCTCACATTTTGATCAGCCCATCTTCCCTCACCACACTGCACatcagaacagaaagagaagaaagcttcAATGAGGACAAGTTTAACACTAAGCAGGATGAGACAGTGAGTTATTTGCCCTATCTCCACAGGATTTTATCCATGTTACAGAATATATGAAGAGCTTCTTGGCCAGCCACTCACATATGGGTTAaatgcagagagagaaaagcctGATAATGATGAGAAAGACGAAAGCAAAGATGTTGAGACAGCAAGTTGCAAGGGTAATTGCTAAATCACTCCCCAAGATTGCACAGCCAGGGAATGCTCCTTCTGCCACGAGCGGGagcacccaccccaccagcctCAGCGCATCCCGCTTGCCCCAGGGCTTCGGTGGCCTTTCCGATGGCACCAGCGCTGCAGCTGAACCAGACACACTTCACCTGAACCAGACATGGTGACGTGCTTTGCCCGGGTATTGCTACTGCACCGTCCTTTAGTTGAGGTCACGCACAGCGGCACACAGAATTGGTGCAGGCAGCGCTTTGCATGAACACATACTTTAAGGGCAGGAAGAGCTATAGCTGGGGAAAAACTCCAAACAGGTTAAGCCAAAGGGGAGAGCAGGAACCCTTGCAGCTGCCTTCAGGTGTGTGTGGTGGGATGTGCCCCCTGTTCTGAGCAAGCACCTCGGCTCGCTCTGTCGTGTAAGGTCTCTCTTACGGGTGCTTATCACCCTGCACAGGCTGTTTCAATGTCTACGTGGTTAAATTGGGTTAAATACCTGCAAAGTAGTTGGGGTGAAACTCAACCTGTAGTGTTTCtgaaagggggaggaagggaggaaaggaggtGGGCACATCTCACACCATACTGTTCCCCAAAATTAGTCCCTTAAGGACAAAATAAGGAATTGTGCTCTGAAAACATAATGCAGGAGCAGAGCTATCTGTGAGGAGAAGATACTCGAAGCAGCCATGGCAAGGCCCCTGTCCCTTGACAGTGGTCCCGGTCTCCTGCTGGGGGACATGGCTGGCTCTGGATGAGATCTGCCCCGTTGCTGTGGGGGACAGCCACCTCCCCAAAGGCAACATAAGTTCCAATGTCTCATCACTGCTTTTTCATGCATTTAAGACCTTAGGTCTTAGTCCtctatgtttttttcagaccaTCCCACCAAGTTTGGGGTTGGACAAGAGGGTACTTTCTTCTATGACAGATGAAGAGCCACCAGCCCACCAGCTCCTAAGAGACAGCACCTCTGAACACTGCCTGGTCaccacctccttccccagcGGGCTGCCAGGTCCGAACCAGCCCTGTCCCTCCAGTGGGTACCTTCCTTACTACAGGACAGAGGGAGGGCTCTGCACTGGCCCAGCTCTGGGGGACAGGTTCTTCACCGGGACAGAAGGCTGGGAGAACAAGGAGGGAGgacaaagggaagaaacaacTATTTGGAGTCTCAGTGCCAGCTGCCTGATGTGCTTGAGAAGAAAGCAGGGGGGTTGTCTTTGTCAGTGAAAGACTGAGTCAATGCAGGCATGAATGAGAAGCTCTTTAAACCTACAACAAGAAAATCTGCATAAATATGGAGTAAAAATCCACCTCGCTTCaaataaaatgagaagagaACCCAGACTGCGTAatgacagcagaaagcagcagagagggaaatgaCTGATCTGGGGGAATCCAGGTAAACTTGCTCTATAAAACATCCCGAaggaggagggtgaggaagagaactgtgtttttctgcaggTAATCCCAAAGGCTAGATGCTCACTTGAGGGATGTGCAGCTATGAGGAAAGCCCAATGGGAAAAGAGTAAGAATTATTTAAATCCTAGCTGCTTGGAGGAATTAAGCAGAGACATAATTTCCAGTAGGGATTGGGAAATacatttcctctccctttcacTACAATCCTTCCATTGTATTAATGGCATCTGCTAGACCTGGTTACAGTGCACAACAGCCatacactggagaaaaaaaatattatttaaattctttgtcAGTAAATTTTTTTGAACACATTTCCATTATGTCTGTCTTCGTTTCACTTGCACAGTCAGTAATGAAAATAGCCCTGATTACTTTAATATGTGCAGCTATAAGCTTCtaataaaacatcagttttgACTCTGGAAAACTGAGCAACAGCATCCAGGAACAACTTGGCTTTGATGAATCTGGACCGATTTACACCAGATAAGGATCTGACCGAAAAAAAAGGCCAGCttggtgttttctttgcaattgTGAAATCTTGCAGCAGACTCTCCTTACTGCTATGTCACC
It includes:
- the LOC119152314 gene encoding uncharacterized protein LOC119152314 yields the protein MLSPLAFPSWVLLGYLELLGDLETRDGTIPPPSSPGVLEQILLTRDSPEDLNTKLPLCSDPLSPEYLAFALPYLPYYGTSHILISPSSLTTLHIRTEREESFNEDKFNTKQDETTIPPSLGLDKRVLSSMTDEEPPAHQLLRDSTSEHCLVTTSFPSGLPGPNQPCPSSGYLPYYRTEGGLCTGPALGDRFFTGTEGWENKEGGQREETTIWSLSASCLMCLRRKQGGCLCQ